CGCTTCAACCTGGTCTTTGCCCCGCATGTGATGCTGTTCCGCAAGGCGCTGCATGTCTCGCCCGAATACAGGCTCGCACGGCGCAGGCCGGACGTGCCGCAGGCGGCGCTGGATGCGCCTAATGTGCTGGTCGATACCGATAGCGAGCGCCTGTTCGACATGACCTACACGCTGGGCGCCGACGCCTATATCGGCGACATGTCGAGCCAGGTGTACGAGTTCCTCGTGCGGCGGCGGCCGTGCTTCTTCATCGACACCCATGCGGCCGATCTGCCCGGTGAAGCGGCCAATCGCGCATTCTGGGGCAATGGTCCTGTGGTGCAATCCGTGCCCGAGCTGACCGCCATGATCCCGCAATGGCAGGACATCGGCGAGGCGTATCGGGACACGCAGGATCGGCTGTTCTCTTACACGATAGACGACCGGCCCGGCGAGACTTCCGTAGACCGTGCCGCCGATGCGCTTGCCGGCTGGCTTGCACCGTCATCCGGGGCAGAAAGCCATTGACCGCAAAGGGGAATTCCGCGACTTGCCTCCCTTCGGGGGGAAATCAGGGACGCATATGATGACCGCAGCGCAAGCAACGCGCGCAGACGATGCTGGTGCATCGGCGCAGCAGCCATGGCTCAGCATCATGCTGCCGGTTTATAACGTCGCGCCCTATCTGGAAGAGTGCCTGCTATCGATCCTGTCGCAGGCCGATGAGGGCGTCGAAATCCTCCTGTGCGACGATTGCTCAACCGATGACAGTATGGATGTGGCGCGCAAGGTCGCCGACGAGCATCCGGGCCGCATCACCATCATGCAGAACCCGCAGAACCTGGGGCTATCGGGCACGCGCAACGCGATGAAGGACCGGGCGAGCGGCCGCTATTTCTGGTTTGTGGATTCGGACGACTACCTGCTGCCCGGTGCGATTTCCGCGCTGAAGACTTGGATCGACCGCGAGGCACCGGACGTCCTCAGTTTCAAGTATCGCCGCGGCCACATGCGGAAGAAGGCCTTCCGTGGCCCGTCGAACACTGTCGTGCATACGCCGGCAAAGATCCTCGCGGGCATTTACCGGTCCCGCAAGATGTACAGCTGG
This genomic interval from Paraurantiacibacter namhicola contains the following:
- a CDS encoding glycosyltransferase family 2 protein → MTAAQATRADDAGASAQQPWLSIMLPVYNVAPYLEECLLSILSQADEGVEILLCDDCSTDDSMDVARKVADEHPGRITIMQNPQNLGLSGTRNAMKDRASGRYFWFVDSDDYLLPGAISALKTWIDREAPDVLSFKYRRGHMRKKAFRGPSNTVVHTPAKILAGIYRSRKMYSWAKVSHRKLWEGGLEFPVGKLFEDQYNTPLLALAAQTLVHIDKSLLVYRKRPGSILAQAVREKEQFAEKAHRDMAHAADRVREEMARTPDAETPESRFAMSHFLAREFAKTCERIERAGSEGCGGKDPRELAREFRAIMDGNSPIPFEEMLRLYRRPRHAYSYTQLRKALRFTA